The genomic DNA acctttctccttctcccaggCGTCCCACTTGGCTTTCCCAGTGAAATCAAGCATCCCAGGACGAGCTTCAGAAACAAAGTAAAAAACACAATCAACAGACTATACTCAATACAATGAGCCATCTACACTTGAGGGGTATCACAAAGCACTGGATGCTGGCTTACCGGTGTTGACATCGCCCACTTTGGCCTGTTTAAACAGAGCATAAACCCTGAGCATCTCTGCATCTGCTGGTTTGGCCTTCAGCTGCTTCACCTCCTCTGCAGCCTTATCAAATTCTGCCTGGATGGGATAGAGGCAAAATATGTGATTAAAGTCAGCTAAACAGAGAAAGAAAAGCCTACACTGGAAAATGGCTGCTTCCAAGTGAAATTGGAGAGATATGATGGCTTTTGTACGGGAACCTTTCATGTCTATCTCATTGCAAAATGCCAGCAACCTTACAGCAGATCTATGTCAGAAAAAGGTTCAGCTAGATAATCACCGGATAGCAATTGAGTCAGCACTGGCGTACATTGAACCTTGATCTCATATAGGTCTATTTGGCTTAGCCTACAGACAGTAAAACTACAAAGTCAAGATGACATTCCATTGTGAGCAACTGGAGACCAGAATGGCAGAACATAGAAACTGGCCTCAACCAGAACTACTGAGTATGGAAACAAATCATTGTTGCTGAAAAGGAGGTCTTTGCTgccaagaaagaaaaaaaagcagGCCCCCCAGCAGTACAATGGTCCTCTGAGTGGGCTGAGCTTGAGCAACACTACAAAATGCCACACTGGATGTGCCACCCTGCCAACTGTGccaaagggggaagagagacaaAACACTGGTTGCTTTTCCTTTTGTATAGCCTAAGAACATAGGCAGTCTGTTGCCTCCACTTATAGTTTAGCCATTATTTGTGTCACTGAAATGTTTGGTGTCAGATGGCCTGGATGTTGCTTTTGCAACCCACCCAGAGGCAAGATTGGATTACAAATCACCCTGGTCAGAGTCCAAGTAGAGGTAATAACCTGGGGAAAGTACCCAACCCTCATCTGTACAGCCTCCAAGGCAGGTTTTAAAAGACAACACATTAAGTGTTTTGGGGTTCctgagtgacgcagcggtctaaggcactgcttctcagtactagaggcatCAGTAcacaccctggtttgattccaggctgtatcacaacaggccgtgattgggagacccatagggcggcgctcaattggcccagtgtcgtccgggttagggtttggccggggcaggccgtcattgtaaataataatttgttctcaactaacttgcctagttagataagGGTtcgattaaaaaaaacatttccaaaaaGGTGTTGTGCATCTATTAGCTTTGCACCTGCTCACTCAGACATTGTAAATGTTATACACAAAATAGTTCCAGGGAAAAAGCTTTGCATTGCAGTCCTGCCAGATACAAAGCATTGTGTATCAATGCAAATATAATGCTCATTTGAGTCTAGATTGACGCAGATAAGGAAGGAGACAACCCGGCATGGTGCTTATGTATGAGAGTTTAGCAGCTAACTACAAAATAATCTGGCCTGAAGGTAATGGCTAAACAAACACATTATCTgaactaaaaatatatataaacagcCAAGGTCTTGAGTTAATGTTGCAATATGTGTGAGGCAACCCACTAAAAATGTGACACAGCCAAAACCAATGTAATCTAATCTACTCAGCTAAACAACAGATATCCAATATGCTTTGGTCTCCGCTTCAATGGGAGGACAGAGATCAGGTTGCAAAACTCACTGATTAAAATATTATCTCTCCCTGGCTACAACTCACCTGTGAACTTTTATAAGGGGGTATTCATTATGGAAACATTTACCGTTTTAAGAACCAAATGGAAGCAAGCAACGTAGAACGAGAGTTTCTATTTGACAAATTCAGTTAGGTTCCGCCCTGTTTCGTTAGCTTccgttttaagaaatgttttgcgACAGAATAGGCGTAATGAATATGCCCCCAGATGAGGCAGAGGGCATGAGCTGAAGGGACAAAGTACAAACCGGTAAAATAAATGTGAGAAACTCCAACAGTGCTTTTACCTTCAATTTGATAGAACTGCATA from Oncorhynchus keta strain PuntledgeMale-10-30-2019 chromosome 7, Oket_V2, whole genome shotgun sequence includes the following:
- the LOC118386264 gene encoding acyl-CoA-binding protein-like — its product is MSEAEFDKAAEEVKQLKAKPADAEMLRVYALFKQAKVGDVNTARPGMLDFTGKAKWDAWEKEKGKNQEEARKEYIALVEELKGKYGV